The sequence GTTCTTGGCGAATCTGCCGCGCACGCGGGGCCTGCTGTCCGCCAGGGTCTTCCTGCAAGCGTACTGCGCAGCGCAATTGTTTGCTGTTTTCAGTAGCAAGCATGCATCTGTGCATGACCGCGTACCGCGCGCGGTTATTTGGATCGCTCAAATCAAAAGCTGCGTGTGCATGCATGGCGTCGTCACCTTGATCTTCTTGCTGAAGTTGCGTTCGTTCCGCTTCTTGATGTACCTGTGGATCTTCTCCCGTCTCTCCTCAACGGTGATGCGGGCGCTCTTGAAGTCGGTGTCCTCCAAGCTCGACGCCGCCTCCGTCGCCGCCGGCAGCCGCCCCGGGCTCATGCTGCCGCCGCCCATCTGCCGATCGAGCACCATCAAGAAACGgttcatgcatgcatgcatgccgtGTGTTCTAGTAGCGCCCAGCTCTACCTGCATTTCCCCGCCGTTGCCGCTAAACGCCATCTGCTGCGCCGCGGCGACGGAGTCCGCGTCGGGGCTGTGCGTGGCGGCCAGCGCTGCGCTGGCGCTCTCCATCATGCGCTGGTACTCGCCGATCTCCTCCAACCCCGCCGTCATGGGCATCACCACGCCGCTGCCACTGGCACCGAACAGGACTCCCTGTGCTGTCGGACCGCCGTTGACGAAGTAGCAACCCTGCGCTGCAGTCTCCATCATGCCAGCGGAGAGCAACGCGCCAGGTTGCAGGAgctgatgctgctgctgctggcaaAGGGCCTCGTCTAGGCCCACGTACCCTCCTCCTCCTTCGTCCATTGCCGCCGCGAAGCAGTCGTTGTCGGtgtaccccgacgacgacgacgctgcgTGCAGCAGCTCGAACGCTGTGCTGCTCATCTGCGTCTGCAGACTACTCGGGTGTTCTGCCACCGGAAGCACCATCGGCACCTGTGCGAACCGCTGCTGCTCGGGCCGTGGCTCATCTCCGGCTACCGCCGTCGCCGCGAACCGGTAGTCGTCGATGGCGAGGAGTTCCGTGTCTAGAACCGGTGCGTCTTCTTCTTCGAGCAGAGCCGAGAGGGTGGAGTCGAGGAACGGCATGGGAGAGAAGGCCGAGGCAGCGGCGTCCAACGACGACGCGTTGTCGCCATGGCCGCCGCAGGGTGCAGGAGGCGTCGTTACGGATGACGTCGAGACATCCTCCGATGGCACCGTGAACATATCCGAGGCCGCGTTCACTCCCACGAAGAgatcgccaccgccgccgccgcagccaccgtcgtcgtcgtcgtagaAGTCTAGGATGTGCGCCGCTATGGGGCTCGAGATGTCATCCTGCTAAAATCCAGAAGCAAACCAACTCGCGTCAGCGACATCATCCGTTTCAGAAAAAAAAAGGATCAACAAGAATGAATAACTGTGTATTGCAAACCTGCAGGATAAAAAAAAAATTGATCatagtatgtatatatatagttctaAGAACTGTCTAACTGGGAACGTACCTTTTTTAAGAACCcacacaagaaattaaaactgctGTCTGCTAACCATATTGTGCGAAAATATTTCAGTGGTTCTTTTATAGCCTTCCTTTTTTAGGGAATCAAATGCCGTACAAGTTGTCTTTGCAACAGCGTAAAATGTTCTAAT is a genomic window of Zea mays cultivar B73 chromosome 5, Zm-B73-REFERENCE-NAM-5.0, whole genome shotgun sequence containing:
- the LOC103626188 gene encoding uncharacterized protein isoform X2 produces the protein MFTVPSEDVSTSSVTTPPAPCGGHGDNASSLDAAASAFSPMPFLDSTLSALLEEEDAPVLDTELLAIDDYRFAATAVAGDEPRPEQQRFAQVPMVLPVAEHPSSLQTQMSSTAFELLHAASSSSGYTDNDCFAAAMDEGGGGYVGLDEALCQQQQHQLLQPGALLSAGMMETAAQGCYFVNGGPTAQGVLFGASGSGVVMPMTAGLEEIGEYQRMMESASAALAATHSPDADSVAAAQQMAFSGNGGEMQVELGATRTHGMHACMNRFLMVLDRQMGGGSMSPGRLPAATEAASSLEDTDFKSARITVEERREKIHRYIKKRNERNFSKKIKYACRKTLADSRPRVRGRFAKNDDYGEPSSRVAHNHDEYDHMAAMKAQDILDPDALQAAMNSYMYNHTVESWM
- the LOC103626188 gene encoding uncharacterized protein isoform X1, whose product is MLDGDDGHPFSDDISSPIAAHILDFYDDDDGGCGGGGGDLFVGVNAASDMFTVPSEDVSTSSVTTPPAPCGGHGDNASSLDAAASAFSPMPFLDSTLSALLEEEDAPVLDTELLAIDDYRFAATAVAGDEPRPEQQRFAQVPMVLPVAEHPSSLQTQMSSTAFELLHAASSSSGYTDNDCFAAAMDEGGGGYVGLDEALCQQQQHQLLQPGALLSAGMMETAAQGCYFVNGGPTAQGVLFGASGSGVVMPMTAGLEEIGEYQRMMESASAALAATHSPDADSVAAAQQMAFSGNGGEMQVELGATRTHGMHACMNRFLMVLDRQMGGGSMSPGRLPAATEAASSLEDTDFKSARITVEERREKIHRYIKKRNERNFSKKIKYACRKTLADSRPRVRGRFAKNDDYGEPSSRVAHNHDEYDHMAAMKAQDILDPDALQAAMNSYMYNHTVESWM